The DNA segment CGGGTCAAGGTGGTAGCGGTACTCGATGGCCAGGTCAGCCTGCTCCTGAGTGGCCGCTACCTGGGCGACGAAGCCCTGCTGGAGGTGAGCGTATGAGCCAGGTAGACCTCTCCCGCTTGCCCGCACCGCAGCTACTCGAAGACCTTAACTACGAAGACCTTTACCAAGCTGACCTAGAGACCTTCCGCGCCCACCTGGGGGATGACTGGACGGCGCAGCTCGAAAGCGATCCGGTCACCAAGCTGCTGGAGGTCGGGGCTTATCGCAAACTGCTCAACCGGGCGCGTATCAACGATGCGGCCAAGGCGTTGTTGCTGGCCTATGCGCAGGGCAGTGATCTGGACCAGCTGGCCGCTAATGTCAGTTTGCAGCGCCTGGTGATCCAGGCGGCAGACCCGACACGTGTGCCGCCTGTAGAGGCGCAGCTTGAGTCCGACGATGCCCTGCGCGAGCGGGTGCAACTGGTCTACGAAGGGCTGACCACGGCAGGGCCGCGCAACAGCTACATCTTGCATGCCCGTAACGCGTCGGGGCTGGTCGCTGACGCGACCGCCGAGAGCCCGTCGCCGGCTGTCGTCGATGTCACGGTGCTGAGCCTGGATGGCAACGGTGTCGCCAGCCCTGAATTGCTGGCAGATGTTGCGGCCTATTTGAACGACGACGACATTCGCCCCGTGGCTGACCGGGTCAATGTGCGCAGCGCCGAGGTGCTGGCGTATCGCATCGATGCTTTGCTGTACATGGCTGACAACGGTCCGGAATCAGAGGCGATCCTTGCCGAATGCCAGCGCCGCTTGCAGGCCTGGATCAACCCACGACGACGCCTGGGCTTGGAAGTTGCCCGCTCCGGTATCGATGCCCAGTTGCATATCGGCGGTGTCAGCCGGGTCGAACTGGGCAACTGGACCGACATCCGTCCGAGCAAGGCCCAGGCCGCCTGGTGCACGGGTTTTTCACTCAAGCGCGGAGGCTGATATGCATAGCCTTCTACCGCTCAATCGTTCGCCCCTGGAGCGGGCCATCGAGGTGGCCGGGGATGAGGACCTCATGGTCGACCTGCGTTTGCTCTACAACCCCGACAATTGCCCATCACACCTGCTCTATCAGCTGGCCTGGGCGTGGTCGGTCGACCGCTGGGACGATAGCTGGAGCGACACCATCAAGCGTTCGGTGATCCGCTCGGCGTTCTTCGTCCACGCCCACAAAGGCACCCTCGGCGCACTCAGGCGGGTGGTCGAGCCATTCGGCTATCTGATCGAGGTAGAGGAGTGGTGGCAGGCCGAACCCGCAGCAGTGCCCGGAACCTTCGCCTTGAAGATCGGCGTGTCCGACGCAGGCATCAACGAACAAACCTATCAGCAGCTGTCGTCGCTGATCGATGACGCCAGGCCCGTCAGTCGACATTTGACCGGCCTGGTCATCAGCCTCGAAAGCCGCGGCGCTTTTCATGTCGGCTGCGCATGCCAAGAAGGCGACGAGCTGGACATCTACCCCTTGGCGGCACGTGACATAGACGTTATTGGCGTCATCGGTCGCGGTGGCCGCGAACATTCAATCGATACCTTGGACATTGCACATGGTTGACCAGAATTCACAGTTCTACGCCATTCTCACCAATGTGGGGGCGGCGAAGCAGGCCAACGCGGATGCCTTGGGCATCGCGTGGAAAATCACCCAGATGGGCGTCGGCGACGCCAACGGCACCGATCCGACGCCAAGTGCCAACCAGACCAAGCTGCTCAACGAATGGCGCCGGGCGCCGCTGAACCAGCTCAAGGTCGACGACAAGAACAGCGCCATCATCATCGCCGAGCAGGTTATTCCTGCCGATGTCGGTGGCCGCTGGATCCGCGAGATCGCGCTGTATGACGCCGATGGCGACATGATCGCCGTGGCCAATTGCGCACCGACTTTCAAGCCGCTGTTGAGCCAGGGATCGGGTCGTACCCAGATCGTGAGGATGAACTTGGTCGTCAGCAGTGCCAGCAATGTGCAACTGAAAATTGATCCCAGCGTGGTGCTGGCCACCCGTGAATGGGTGACAGAAGAGTTGGCCAGGCAGGACTTCAAGCATTCGGTGCTGGCTGCGACCACTGCGGCTATTACCTTAAGCGGATTGCAGGGTATCGACGGGGTTGCGCTGCCAGCTGGCGCGCGGGTTCTGGTGAAGAACCAGGCTGCCGCGAAGGACAATGGCCTCTACCTCGCCGCTAGCGGCGCCTGGACACGCTGCAGCGATGCTGACAGTTCCACCAAGGTCACTCCGGGGCTACTGGTGCATGTCGAACAAGGCAGCGTCAATGCCGATAGCGCTTGGCAACTGGTAACTGACGGCCTTATTTCCGTAGGCGTAACCGCGCTGGCGTTCGAAATGGCCTACGGCCGGAGCGGCGTCGCGGCAGGTACTTATCGTAGCGTCACGGTGGACAAGTATGGCCGCGTGGTGGCGGCCAGCAACCCGACTACGGTCGCAGGTTACGGGCTCACAGACGTCTACACCAAGGCGCAGGTCGACGCGTCCTTGGCACTCAAGGCCGACCTTGCCTCTCCCATCTTGAGCGGTGCACCGAAAGCCCCGACAGCGGCGATCGCTAGCAACGACACGAGTATTGCCACTACCCAGTTCACGCAACAGTTACTGGGCTCTTTGGGTTGGGGCAGTGTAGGAGTATCCGGCAGCAATCTACCTGCCGGGTCCAATCTCAACAGCATGACTACCCCAGGTTCCTACGGGCAGACGGCCAATGCCAACGCGACCCTGGCCCTGAATTATCCCGAGGCAGTCGCCGGCACCCTGTTGGTGCAATGTGCCAGCCCGGCGATTTGCAGTCAGCTCTACACCACCTACAACAGCGGCCGGGTCTACAGCCGCTCGTGCTACTCCAATGTCTGGTCGGCCTGGGCGGAATTGAGCATCACCGATTCGCCCGCCTTGCGCGGCGCGCCAACGGCGCCGACAGCGGTGAAAGGCACCAATACCCAGCAGCTGGCAACCACCGCTTTCGTCCAGGGAGCGATTGCGGGCCTGGTCGACTCGGCTCCGGGCACCCTCGATACGCTCAAGGAG comes from the Pseudomonas urmiensis genome and includes:
- a CDS encoding baseplate assembly protein, with the protein product MSQVDLSRLPAPQLLEDLNYEDLYQADLETFRAHLGDDWTAQLESDPVTKLLEVGAYRKLLNRARINDAAKALLLAYAQGSDLDQLAANVSLQRLVIQAADPTRVPPVEAQLESDDALRERVQLVYEGLTTAGPRNSYILHARNASGLVADATAESPSPAVVDVTVLSLDGNGVASPELLADVAAYLNDDDIRPVADRVNVRSAEVLAYRIDALLYMADNGPESEAILAECQRRLQAWINPRRRLGLEVARSGIDAQLHIGGVSRVELGNWTDIRPSKAQAAWCTGFSLKRGG
- a CDS encoding phage tail protein I encodes the protein MHSLLPLNRSPLERAIEVAGDEDLMVDLRLLYNPDNCPSHLLYQLAWAWSVDRWDDSWSDTIKRSVIRSAFFVHAHKGTLGALRRVVEPFGYLIEVEEWWQAEPAAVPGTFALKIGVSDAGINEQTYQQLSSLIDDARPVSRHLTGLVISLESRGAFHVGCACQEGDELDIYPLAARDIDVIGVIGRGGREHSIDTLDIAHG